In the genome of Ancylomarina subtilis, one region contains:
- a CDS encoding sensor histidine kinase, with protein sequence MIYKKLFVRLILKLSLIVLLSVSMGWLLWVSVYPLLALAPMALILYLFYRMLHDLNSTNRLLSQFFLAVKNDETALNLQHYGEGKSFDALRESMQGVNQIIKDLRMKYQQKEIVSDAIIENAAVGILTFNSQGMVEGINRKGRELLGVHHLVSIKALLKTDPNLVELFQRIKAGESRVLKTQVKQRTLHLLVSCTCIKLGNENWKLLSFTDIKSEMDATELESWQRLISVLTHEIMNSIAPLTSLSETLVQTYSQIDAESVIGEKNLSKTRLGLQVIQEQGEGLMHFVDNYRQLTRIPKPQLKRVSLKHLFEHVKALLALDDDTKIDYHFSIEEDDLLIEADEKLMVQVLVNLIQNAQHAITDRGILQVLASRANEGNTLIKIIDNGVGIKADDIKNIFVPFFTTRENGSGIGLSITRQIMRLHQAKISLESVYGEGCKVELNFPSYN encoded by the coding sequence ATGATTTATAAGAAACTCTTTGTGCGATTAATATTGAAACTCAGTTTGATTGTGCTTCTTTCTGTTTCTATGGGCTGGTTGTTGTGGGTGAGTGTTTACCCACTTTTAGCTCTTGCCCCTATGGCTCTGATTCTTTATTTGTTTTACCGTATGCTACACGATCTGAATTCAACGAATCGATTACTGAGTCAATTTTTTCTGGCGGTTAAAAATGATGAAACGGCACTCAACCTGCAGCATTATGGTGAAGGAAAATCCTTTGATGCTTTGCGAGAAAGCATGCAAGGGGTGAATCAGATTATTAAAGACCTTCGCATGAAATACCAACAGAAGGAGATTGTAAGTGATGCCATTATAGAGAATGCAGCCGTGGGCATCCTGACTTTTAATTCTCAGGGCATGGTTGAGGGGATCAACCGAAAGGGGAGGGAGTTATTGGGAGTACATCATTTGGTGAGTATAAAAGCCTTATTGAAAACGGATCCCAATTTGGTTGAACTTTTTCAGAGGATAAAAGCGGGTGAGAGTCGGGTCTTAAAAACGCAAGTCAAACAAAGAACCTTGCATTTGCTTGTATCCTGTACCTGTATCAAGCTCGGTAATGAAAACTGGAAATTGCTTTCTTTCACTGATATTAAAAGTGAAATGGATGCCACAGAGCTGGAGTCCTGGCAGCGTTTAATATCCGTCCTGACGCATGAGATTATGAATTCCATTGCGCCTTTAACTTCACTTTCAGAAACACTTGTTCAAACGTATTCTCAGATTGATGCTGAAAGTGTGATAGGAGAGAAAAACCTGTCTAAAACCCGACTGGGTTTACAAGTGATTCAGGAACAAGGAGAGGGCTTGATGCACTTTGTAGATAACTACCGTCAACTCACCCGAATACCAAAACCCCAATTAAAAAGGGTCAGTCTAAAACATCTGTTTGAGCATGTTAAGGCTTTGCTCGCCCTGGATGATGATACAAAAATTGATTACCACTTTTCTATCGAAGAAGATGATCTGTTAATAGAGGCTGATGAAAAACTCATGGTTCAGGTTTTGGTCAATTTGATTCAGAATGCGCAACATGCCATTACCGATAGGGGGATTCTACAGGTGCTTGCCAGCAGAGCCAATGAGGGAAATACCCTGATAAAAATCATTGATAATGGTGTAGGAATAAAAGCAGATGATATCAAAAATATTTTTGTGCCCTTTTTCACGACACGAGAGAATGGTTCGGGTATTGGTTTGAGTATTACCCGACAAATTATGCGTTTGCATCAGGCTAAAATTTCGTTGGAGTCTGTTTATGGTGAAGGCTGCAAGGTTGAACTCAACTTTCCGTCGTATAATTGA
- a CDS encoding sigma-54-dependent transcriptional regulator yields the protein MSTGKILVVDDQKSVLVALQLLLQDEFDEVITLSNPNCLLSTLENHAIDVVVLDMNFSAGVNTGNEGIYWLTKIVEHDPKLSIILLTAYGDVELAVKAIKLGAVDFVLKPWDNRKLITTIQTAIQLRQSKQKIDRLEGEKQSLTQVLNRSETQMIGRSKVMLNLNRIIQKVATTDVNVLILGENGTGKELIAREIHAQSARREAALITVDMGAVSESLFESELFGHVKGAFTDAKADKSGRFELASGGTLFLDEIGNLSLPMQAKLLSVLQTRQLIRLGDNQIREIDIRLVCATNKNLIQMVAEGEFREDLLYRINTIHIDVPPLRKRGEDIAVLAEFYLRKYAQKYDKPKLCFSSKTLDKLIQYNWPGNVRELQHTIEKAVILTDNNKLMADEFLFHQVPKGNGKYKATSLADMEKEIIALALEHHEGNMSRIANELGVTRPTLYNKLKKYDL from the coding sequence ATGTCTACTGGAAAAATCTTAGTTGTTGATGATCAAAAATCCGTCCTGGTGGCCTTGCAACTCCTGCTTCAGGATGAGTTTGATGAGGTGATCACCTTATCTAATCCCAATTGTCTGTTGAGTACACTGGAGAATCATGCGATTGATGTCGTGGTGTTGGATATGAACTTTTCGGCAGGCGTGAATACGGGTAACGAAGGCATTTATTGGTTGACTAAAATAGTGGAACACGATCCCAAGCTCAGTATTATTCTATTGACAGCATATGGCGATGTGGAACTGGCCGTTAAAGCCATTAAGTTAGGGGCTGTGGACTTTGTTTTGAAACCCTGGGATAACAGAAAATTGATTACGACCATCCAAACAGCTATTCAGTTGCGGCAATCAAAACAGAAGATTGATCGGCTGGAAGGTGAGAAGCAAAGTTTAACCCAGGTGTTGAATCGGAGTGAAACTCAAATGATAGGGCGATCAAAGGTTATGCTCAATTTAAACAGGATTATACAAAAAGTTGCGACTACTGATGTAAATGTTCTCATATTGGGTGAGAATGGCACAGGAAAAGAGCTGATCGCTCGTGAAATTCATGCCCAGTCAGCAAGGCGGGAGGCTGCACTGATTACAGTTGATATGGGCGCCGTATCCGAATCCTTATTCGAGAGTGAGCTGTTTGGGCATGTCAAAGGTGCTTTTACTGATGCTAAAGCCGATAAGTCAGGCCGATTCGAATTGGCTTCGGGTGGCACCCTTTTTCTCGATGAGATTGGTAATTTGTCTTTGCCTATGCAAGCAAAACTCCTGTCCGTTTTGCAAACCCGTCAACTGATTCGTTTGGGGGATAATCAAATCAGAGAGATTGATATTCGTTTGGTTTGTGCCACGAATAAAAACCTGATACAAATGGTTGCCGAGGGGGAATTTCGTGAAGATTTACTCTATCGAATCAATACCATACATATTGATGTGCCGCCATTGCGCAAACGGGGAGAAGATATTGCCGTTTTGGCTGAGTTTTATCTGCGTAAGTATGCTCAAAAGTACGACAAACCTAAACTGTGCTTTTCGTCAAAGACTCTGGATAAGCTGATACAATATAACTGGCCGGGTAATGTGAGAGAATTGCAGCATACCATAGAGAAGGCCGTGATTCTTACTGATAACAACAAACTGATGGCAGATGAGTTCCTTTTTCATCAAGTCCCTAAGGGGAATGGGAAATACAAAGCAACCAGTCTGGCTGATATGGAAAAGGAAATCATTGCTTTGGCCCTGGAGCATCACGAGGGGAATATGAGTCGTATTGCAAATGAATTGGGTGTGACCCGTCCGACACTCTATAATAAACTAAAGAAGTATGATTTATAA
- a CDS encoding ABC transporter ATP-binding protein — translation MIKIENLSKRFRTEDVETTALNQINIEIKEGEFVAIMGPSGCGKSTLLNILGMLDSPTSGNYYFNKQEVGNQKESQRNAIRKGNINFVFQSFNLIDELNVFRNVELPLNYLNVSKADKKARVLEVLDRMKIGHRKHHYPQQLSGGQQQRVAIARAVSANPKLLLADEPTGNLDSKTGLEVMNLLTELNSEGTTIVMVTHSERDAEFAHRVIRLFDGEVMTEKTAKEFATINY, via the coding sequence ATGATAAAAATTGAAAACCTAAGCAAAAGATTCCGAACCGAAGATGTTGAGACTACCGCACTCAATCAAATTAATATTGAAATAAAAGAAGGTGAATTTGTTGCCATTATGGGACCCTCGGGTTGTGGCAAATCAACCCTACTTAATATTTTAGGTATGCTTGATAGTCCAACTTCAGGAAACTATTATTTTAACAAGCAGGAAGTCGGCAATCAAAAGGAAAGTCAACGCAATGCCATACGTAAAGGCAATATCAATTTTGTATTTCAAAGCTTTAACCTGATTGATGAGCTGAACGTTTTTCGCAATGTGGAGTTGCCTCTCAACTACCTTAATGTAAGTAAGGCTGATAAAAAGGCCAGAGTCTTAGAAGTTCTCGACCGCATGAAAATTGGGCATCGCAAGCACCATTACCCACAACAACTCTCAGGTGGACAACAACAGCGTGTAGCTATTGCCCGTGCCGTATCAGCCAACCCCAAACTTCTGCTTGCCGATGAGCCTACAGGTAATCTGGATTCTAAAACCGGGCTGGAAGTGATGAATCTACTCACCGAGCTCAATAGCGAAGGAACAACCATTGTGATGGTCACCCACTCTGAGCGAGATGCTGAATTTGCTCACCGCGTTATTCGCCTGTTTGATGGTGAAGTGATGACAGAAAAAACCGCCAAAGAATTCGCTACGATTAATTACTAA
- a CDS encoding ABC transporter permease: protein MILNQILKNKKWYGINTLGIGLAFAVALIIFTHVKKELSYDNFHSKADDIYRITTEDQQLEGQPPTSGIDGKLILPLYTNFPDIKEVVRLIHPDNTVITADKNNFSSNQLFFTNSQFFKVFDYKLLRGNRTSLFNQPNQVVISKKTALAYFGTEEAIGKEISIQVQYLYSKSGNYTVAGVMDDFPENSHFKADLLFSINNNEDINQFHTYTYLLLQKERNLNSLKSLINAYWKKNTKDGEPDPISQLMPLRDIHLYSHNADEMSTNGSMTSLIILIAGALIVFLIAFINYTNLNYVQFITDLKDFKVRMINGASLVDLGQIIFIRSLIPISFAILFGGLLAYNFDTISASSFNLDISAFDLLWISLIFYLIFALASLLPLATTKVSKDLARSPYQGSKKFVASLLFQFMLSIAAIITTIVLHKQINLVNNLHPGDEKSAIVVMTDVPYHMIAKFEVLKESFLKHSEIRNVSAAFYKPGLNIPFSYPFEMEGADKTVEKKLNMFSIEEDFFKLFNIKPLAGSLDMGITSSIPWENIALRIHDQNPNKDEFIKNLNNYTKEHGGFQEKYILNQSALKVLGIQNPEDAIGKSFQFNFMAPELFQKGKVIAVIGDLHYGDMFSKEEPMVLASKNLFNSTFIAKIDPRRKAEALQSLKTEWETLSPDHPFRYEFVDDLYEQIYFNQYKEMKALTLFSILSIVLSVLGMFALSSFSIQHKTKEIGIRKANGSTSLEILTLLIREYTQWVVVAFLIACPIAYYIARDWLSNFAYHIELSWWIFVVSGVMALIIAILTVSWQTWKAATQNPVEALKYE, encoded by the coding sequence ATGATATTGAATCAAATTCTCAAGAATAAAAAATGGTATGGCATCAACACCCTAGGTATAGGACTTGCTTTTGCTGTTGCCCTTATCATATTCACCCACGTAAAAAAAGAACTCTCCTACGATAACTTCCACTCAAAGGCGGATGATATTTATCGTATCACAACCGAAGATCAACAATTAGAAGGACAACCACCAACATCGGGTATAGATGGGAAATTAATCCTTCCTCTTTATACAAATTTTCCTGACATTAAAGAAGTGGTTCGTCTTATTCACCCGGACAATACAGTTATAACTGCGGACAAAAATAATTTTTCAAGCAACCAGCTTTTTTTCACCAATAGCCAATTCTTCAAAGTTTTCGATTATAAATTATTACGAGGAAACAGAACAAGTTTATTTAATCAACCCAATCAGGTGGTTATTAGTAAAAAGACAGCACTGGCTTATTTTGGTACAGAAGAAGCTATCGGTAAAGAAATTAGTATTCAAGTCCAATACTTGTATTCAAAATCGGGCAATTATACCGTTGCTGGTGTTATGGATGACTTTCCAGAAAACTCACATTTTAAAGCAGATCTGTTATTTTCTATAAATAATAATGAGGATATCAACCAATTTCATACCTATACATATCTCTTATTACAAAAAGAACGAAACCTAAACTCTCTAAAGAGTTTAATAAATGCATACTGGAAGAAGAATACCAAGGACGGAGAACCTGATCCAATTTCTCAACTCATGCCCCTAAGAGATATTCACCTGTACAGTCACAATGCTGATGAGATGAGTACAAATGGTAGTATGACCTCCCTGATCATCTTAATTGCAGGTGCTTTGATTGTTTTTCTGATCGCCTTTATCAACTATACCAATTTAAATTACGTGCAGTTTATTACAGATCTCAAAGATTTTAAAGTCCGGATGATCAATGGCGCTTCCTTAGTCGATTTGGGTCAGATCATTTTTATTCGATCACTTATTCCCATCAGTTTTGCCATTCTTTTTGGTGGACTATTGGCTTATAATTTCGATACCATAAGTGCATCATCCTTTAATCTGGACATCTCAGCTTTCGATTTACTATGGATAAGCCTCATCTTTTATCTGATCTTTGCCTTGGCTTCACTATTACCATTGGCAACAACAAAAGTATCTAAAGACTTGGCTCGTTCACCTTATCAGGGATCTAAGAAGTTTGTAGCTTCACTCCTTTTCCAGTTTATGCTATCCATTGCTGCCATTATCACAACTATTGTCCTGCATAAACAAATCAATTTGGTGAATAACCTGCATCCCGGAGATGAGAAATCTGCTATTGTTGTTATGACGGATGTTCCCTATCATATGATTGCCAAATTCGAAGTTTTAAAGGAATCCTTTTTAAAACATTCCGAAATCCGAAATGTAAGTGCCGCCTTCTACAAACCCGGGCTTAACATACCTTTTTCTTATCCCTTTGAGATGGAAGGCGCTGATAAAACTGTCGAAAAGAAACTCAATATGTTTTCCATTGAAGAAGATTTTTTCAAGCTGTTTAATATCAAACCACTGGCAGGCTCATTAGATATGGGTATTACTTCATCAATACCATGGGAAAATATTGCCCTTAGAATACACGATCAAAACCCAAACAAAGATGAATTTATAAAAAATCTTAACAATTATACCAAAGAGCATGGTGGCTTTCAGGAAAAATATATTTTAAATCAGTCAGCATTAAAAGTGCTAGGCATTCAGAACCCTGAAGATGCCATCGGAAAATCTTTTCAATTCAATTTTATGGCTCCGGAACTGTTTCAAAAAGGTAAGGTGATTGCAGTGATTGGGGACTTGCACTATGGTGACATGTTTTCCAAGGAAGAGCCTATGGTTTTAGCTTCAAAAAATCTATTCAACAGTACCTTTATTGCAAAGATTGATCCCCGTAGAAAAGCTGAAGCACTTCAATCATTAAAAACAGAATGGGAAACTCTGTCACCTGATCATCCTTTCAGATATGAGTTTGTTGACGATTTGTATGAACAGATTTATTTTAACCAATACAAAGAGATGAAAGCTTTAACTCTGTTCTCCATCCTATCGATTGTTCTATCTGTATTGGGTATGTTTGCTTTGTCTTCATTTAGCATTCAACACAAAACCAAAGAGATTGGTATCAGAAAAGCCAATGGATCCACTTCTTTAGAAATTCTGACCTTATTGATAAGAGAATACACACAGTGGGTTGTTGTCGCCTTTCTGATTGCTTGCCCCATTGCCTATTATATCGCAAGAGATTGGCTGAGCAACTTTGCATATCATATTGAACTAAGCTGGTGGATATTTGTAGTATCCGGTGTTATGGCATTAATCATTGCTATACTAACGGTCAGCTGGCAAACCTGGAAAGCCGCTACACAGAATCCTGTGGAAGCACTTAAGTACGAGTAA
- a CDS encoding MBL fold metallo-hydrolase — translation MKRLGLIFFLLLLICTSCQKKKGDWFTVEKLDNKTYRIRENQSSQGNSSYLIIGDKEALLFDSGSGENKTGDIKLLVDSLAGEPVTLLHSHFHFDHIGNSKAFPDVALPNLPDLQDRLGEDSCIHIREQESLIPQTCILKIRTQYPINTEFNLGNRKISIYHTPGHSPWSFTIVDKRGKYLFVGDLAYKGLLLVNDLDEYQNSLSQLIQTCDSSYQILAAHGNEDLLYSDLDKIRLALKAFQNKRPAPKKEINLLGNRKKMYVIDGIPFIYDKTVNY, via the coding sequence ATGAAAAGATTAGGTCTTATTTTCTTTTTACTTCTACTAATATGTACTTCATGTCAGAAAAAGAAAGGGGATTGGTTCACCGTGGAGAAACTGGATAATAAAACTTATCGCATTAGGGAAAATCAGAGTAGTCAAGGCAATAGCTCCTACCTTATTATTGGCGATAAGGAAGCCCTACTCTTCGATTCAGGGTCAGGAGAAAATAAGACCGGGGACATAAAATTACTAGTCGATTCTTTAGCCGGAGAGCCGGTTACTTTATTGCATTCCCACTTTCATTTCGACCACATTGGGAATAGTAAAGCTTTTCCAGATGTTGCCCTACCCAATCTGCCAGATCTTCAAGATCGCCTGGGTGAAGATTCTTGCATTCATATCAGAGAACAGGAAAGTTTAATACCCCAAACTTGCATCTTAAAAATAAGAACGCAGTATCCCATAAATACAGAATTTAATCTGGGGAACAGAAAAATCAGCATTTATCATACGCCCGGTCATTCTCCCTGGTCTTTCACAATTGTTGATAAAAGAGGCAAATATCTCTTTGTTGGCGATTTAGCTTACAAAGGTCTTTTATTGGTTAATGATCTTGATGAATATCAAAATAGCCTTAGTCAGCTGATTCAGACTTGTGATTCATCCTATCAAATTCTTGCAGCACATGGAAATGAAGATCTGCTCTATTCGGATTTGGATAAAATCAGACTCGCTCTAAAAGCATTTCAGAACAAGAGACCAGCACCTAAAAAGGAAATCAATCTATTGGGCAATAGAAAAAAGATGTATGTTATTGATGGAATTCCATTTATTTATGATAAAACGGTGAATTATTAA